From Solidesulfovibrio carbinoliphilus subsp. oakridgensis, the proteins below share one genomic window:
- a CDS encoding flavin reductase family protein, with translation MHTNIGPTCALYPMPSTLVGATVGGRANFLAIAHIGILNNVAPQYLTVSLKKFRHTAKGIHQTGTFSICLPTKSMVLAADYVGIVSGAKVDKSRIFDVFYGELETAPMIRECPVNMELKLHQVIDLPAHEVFVGELVASHVAPEALDKGKVDLEKVKPLLFDYASGWYWSLGEPVAPCWRAGRDYQPQQTEEEGR, from the coding sequence ATGCACACCAACATCGGCCCGACCTGCGCGCTTTATCCCATGCCCTCGACCCTCGTCGGGGCCACGGTCGGGGGCCGGGCCAACTTCCTGGCCATCGCCCACATCGGCATCTTAAATAACGTCGCCCCCCAGTACCTGACCGTCAGCCTCAAAAAATTCCGCCACACGGCCAAGGGCATCCACCAGACCGGGACCTTCTCCATCTGCCTGCCCACCAAGTCCATGGTCCTGGCCGCGGACTACGTGGGCATCGTCTCCGGGGCCAAGGTGGACAAGTCGCGGATTTTCGACGTGTTTTACGGAGAACTGGAAACCGCGCCCATGATCCGGGAATGCCCGGTCAACATGGAACTGAAGCTCCACCAAGTGATCGACCTGCCGGCCCACGAGGTCTTCGTGGGCGAACTGGTGGCCAGCCACGTGGCCCCGGAGGCCCTCGACAAGGGCAAGGTCGACCTGGAAAAGGTGAAGCCGCTTCTTTTTGACTACGCCAGCGGCTGGTATTGGTCCCTTGGCGAGCCCGTGGCCCCGTGCTGGCGGGCCGGCCGGGACTACCAGCCGCAACAAACCGAAGAAGAAGGGAGATGA
- a CDS encoding nitroreductase family protein yields MDLFEALHTRRSIRAFTPEPVSEADCETVLRAAMAAPSAGNAQPWHFVVITDRAVLDAIPAIHAHAAMVTGAPMAIAVAAELSLEKYPGFGYWTLDCSAAVENLMLAARGLGLGTVWCGIYPRPERMEGLGKLLQFPEGVTAHALVVIGHPAQEFRRVDRFKPERIHRNVW; encoded by the coding sequence ATGGATCTTTTCGAAGCCCTCCACACCCGGCGCAGCATCCGGGCCTTCACGCCCGAGCCGGTGTCCGAGGCCGATTGCGAGACCGTGCTGCGGGCGGCCATGGCCGCGCCGAGCGCCGGCAACGCCCAACCCTGGCATTTCGTGGTCATCACCGACCGGGCCGTCCTCGACGCCATTCCGGCCATCCACGCCCACGCGGCCATGGTCACGGGCGCGCCCATGGCCATTGCCGTGGCGGCCGAGCTGTCCCTCGAAAAATACCCGGGCTTCGGCTACTGGACGCTCGACTGCTCGGCGGCCGTGGAAAACCTGATGCTGGCCGCCCGGGGCCTTGGCCTCGGCACGGTCTGGTGCGGCATCTACCCCCGGCCCGAGCGCATGGAAGGCCTGGGCAAGCTCTTGCAGTTCCCCGAAGGCGTGACCGCCCACGCCCTGGTGGTCATCGGCCACCCGGCCCAGGAGTTTCGGCGCGTGGACCGGTTCAAACCCGAGCGCATCCACCGCAACGTGTGGTAA
- a CDS encoding winged helix-turn-helix transcriptional regulator encodes MGDSPTPCGRRRCRGKEYSCSMELSLAVIGGKWKPLILWHLRGGGTMRFSALRRSMPIITQKMLTQQLRELEADGLISRTVYAEVPPRVEYGLTEPGCDIIPILEALCRFGRDFENRFGVEEAAPPAVRAVAP; translated from the coding sequence ATGGGAGATTCCCCGACGCCATGCGGCCGCAGGCGCTGTCGCGGCAAGGAGTATTCGTGCAGCATGGAGCTGTCGCTGGCCGTCATCGGCGGCAAGTGGAAGCCGCTTATCCTGTGGCACCTGCGCGGCGGCGGCACCATGCGGTTCTCGGCCCTGCGCCGGTCCATGCCGATCATCACCCAGAAGATGCTGACCCAGCAGCTGCGCGAACTCGAGGCCGACGGGCTCATTTCCCGCACGGTCTACGCCGAGGTGCCGCCCCGGGTGGAATACGGCCTGACCGAGCCCGGATGCGACATCATCCCCATCCTGGAGGCCCTGTGCCGGTTCGGCCGGGACTTCGAGAACCGCTTCGGCGTGGAAGAGGCGGCGCCCCCGGCCGTGCGGGCCGTGGCGCCCTGA
- a CDS encoding periplasmic heavy metal sensor, translating to MRNSIRIPAILALTLALAVPALAQTPMQHPAGGAMAMPAAKAVPAADPAKADLLHQEFVAKTAELHGRITAREAELEAQLATNPDETAAVKKLTADIATLRGQLFEQATLFRIRYAKETGTPIRDTRGVMGHMGKGMMMGGKGMDGGCMMMGKGMMGGHGMGKGAMPGMDMGGMDMAKDAAPAGTAKTN from the coding sequence ATGCGTAACAGCATTCGTATTCCCGCCATTTTGGCCCTGACCCTGGCCCTGGCCGTTCCGGCCCTGGCCCAGACCCCCATGCAGCACCCGGCCGGCGGCGCCATGGCCATGCCGGCCGCCAAGGCCGTCCCGGCCGCCGATCCGGCCAAGGCCGACCTGCTGCACCAGGAATTCGTGGCCAAGACCGCCGAACTCCACGGCAGGATCACGGCCCGGGAAGCCGAGCTCGAAGCCCAGCTGGCCACCAACCCCGACGAAACGGCGGCCGTGAAAAAGCTCACCGCCGACATCGCCACCCTGCGCGGCCAGCTCTTCGAACAGGCCACCCTCTTTCGCATCCGCTACGCCAAGGAGACCGGCACCCCCATCCGCGACACCCGGGGCGTGATGGGCCACATGGGCAAGGGCATGATGATGGGCGGCAAGGGCATGGACGGTGGCTGCATGATGATGGGCAAGGGCATGATGGGCGGCCACGGCATGGGCAAGGGCGCGATGCCGGGCATGGACATGGGCGGCATGGACATGGCCAAGGACGCGGCTCCGGCCGGCACGGCCAAGACCAACTAG
- the ribB gene encoding 3,4-dihydroxy-2-butanone-4-phosphate synthase, protein MNQSFSGTESQFKSVTDAISALRQGQGILVTDDEDRENEGDLIFAAETLTPPQMAMLIRECSGIVCLCLTEEKARELELPPMVAVNTCKNGTAFTVTIEAAQGVTTGVSAADRVTTVKTATAPGAKPSDLARPGHVFPLIAKPGGVLARRGHTEATVDLARLAGFAPAGVLCELTNPDGTMAKGGQIEAFAAAHGFPLVTVAAIAAYRQAIGDL, encoded by the coding sequence ATGAATCAGTCCTTTTCAGGCACCGAGTCCCAGTTCAAAAGCGTCACCGACGCCATCTCGGCCCTGCGCCAGGGCCAGGGCATCCTGGTCACCGACGACGAGGACCGCGAAAACGAGGGCGACCTCATCTTCGCGGCCGAAACCCTCACGCCCCCCCAGATGGCCATGCTGATCCGCGAATGCAGCGGCATCGTCTGCCTGTGCCTGACCGAAGAAAAGGCCCGGGAGCTCGAGCTGCCGCCCATGGTGGCAGTCAACACCTGCAAGAACGGCACGGCCTTCACCGTCACCATCGAGGCGGCCCAAGGCGTCACCACCGGCGTGTCGGCCGCCGACCGCGTGACCACGGTCAAGACGGCCACGGCCCCGGGCGCCAAGCCGTCCGACCTGGCTCGGCCCGGCCACGTCTTTCCCTTGATCGCCAAGCCCGGCGGCGTGCTGGCCCGCCGGGGCCACACCGAGGCCACGGTGGACCTGGCCCGGCTGGCCGGCTTCGCCCCGGCCGGCGTCCTTTGCGAACTGACCAACCCCGACGGCACCATGGCCAAGGGCGGGCAGATCGAGGCCTTTGCCGCGGCCCACGGCTTTCCGCTGGTGACCGTGGCGGCAATCGCCGCCTACCGGCAGGCCATCGGCGACCTCTAG
- a CDS encoding GGDEF domain-containing protein, whose protein sequence is MPPPARDQADARSGRYKRGLTLRYVAALCLVAALALLSYGVFRHIGATIDRSAAITAINGSQRLLIQRVLAQCLLLAAADDEEARRDIRAHLARAVDTLEANHAHLLADLGDPGSLAAHSPELAALYFKPPYELDRRMRFFLDATRTFYRSDAGRPALSDPKFLDVLAFGQDELLRDLGKVVQEYQRQAVGRLTILRRVELATTVGMLALLAAVGLCILRPMVRRICADRERLEGANEALTELAVTDQLTGAYNRLKFNQVMEHEIKRTGRYAEPLSVIMFDIDRFKVVNDTYGHAAGDDMLRELTRRVQAAIRAVDWLFRYGGEEFVVAAPHTGRAQAAVLAEKLRALVAGAPFPHGIAGSISLGVTELAPGETVEELMQRVDAALYEAKNSGRNRVVVAEAGKSEEASGGRGGSSPPDPLGGNVG, encoded by the coding sequence ATGCCCCCGCCAGCACGCGACCAGGCCGACGCACGCAGCGGCCGTTACAAGCGCGGCCTCACCCTGCGCTATGTCGCAGCCCTGTGCCTGGTGGCCGCCCTGGCCCTCCTGTCCTACGGCGTCTTCCGCCATATCGGGGCCACCATCGACCGGTCGGCCGCCATCACCGCCATCAACGGCTCCCAGCGCCTGCTCATCCAGCGCGTCCTGGCCCAGTGCCTGCTCCTGGCCGCCGCCGATGACGAGGAAGCCCGGCGCGACATCCGGGCCCATCTGGCCCGGGCCGTGGACACCCTCGAAGCCAACCACGCCCACCTGCTGGCCGACCTCGGCGATCCCGGCTCCCTGGCCGCCCACTCCCCGGAGCTGGCCGCCCTCTACTTCAAGCCGCCCTACGAGCTCGACCGGCGCATGCGGTTTTTCCTGGACGCCACCCGGACCTTTTACCGCTCCGACGCCGGCCGCCCCGCCCTGTCCGATCCGAAATTCCTCGACGTTCTGGCCTTTGGCCAGGACGAGCTGCTGCGCGACCTCGGCAAGGTGGTCCAGGAATACCAGCGCCAGGCCGTCGGCCGCCTGACCATCCTGCGCCGGGTCGAGCTGGCCACCACCGTCGGCATGCTCGCCCTGCTCGCGGCCGTCGGCCTTTGCATTCTGCGCCCCATGGTCCGCCGCATCTGCGCCGACCGGGAACGCCTGGAAGGGGCCAACGAGGCCCTGACCGAACTGGCCGTCACCGACCAGCTGACCGGGGCCTACAACCGCTTGAAGTTCAACCAGGTCATGGAGCACGAGATCAAGCGGACCGGCCGCTACGCCGAACCGCTCTCGGTTATCATGTTCGACATCGACCGCTTCAAAGTCGTCAATGACACCTACGGCCACGCCGCCGGCGACGACATGCTGCGCGAGCTGACAAGGCGGGTCCAGGCCGCCATCCGGGCCGTGGACTGGCTCTTTCGCTACGGCGGCGAGGAATTCGTGGTGGCCGCGCCCCACACCGGCCGGGCCCAGGCCGCCGTCCTGGCCGAAAAACTCCGCGCCCTGGTGGCCGGCGCCCCCTTCCCCCACGGCATCGCGGGCAGCATCAGCCTCGGCGTTACCGAGCTTGCCCCCGGCGAGACCGTGGAGGAACTCATGCAGCGCGTGGACGCGGCCCTGTACGAGGCCAAGAATTCGGGAAGGAATCGGGTGGTCGTCGCGGAAGCGGGGAAGAGCGAAGAGGCCTCCGGCGGCCGGGGGGGATCATCCCCCCCGGACCCCCTGGGCGGGAACGTCGGGTAG